The following coding sequences are from one Frigoribacterium sp. Leaf415 window:
- the thrC gene encoding threonine synthase — translation MAHQWQGVLREYADRLDVTDATPIVTLGEGGTPLIPAPALSNRTGAKVYVKYEGMNPTGSFKDRGMTMAISKAVEHGAKAVICASTGNTSASAAAYAAHAGITAAVLVPEGKIAMGKLSQAVAHDGQLLQIQGNFDDCLDIARDLAANYPVHLVNSVNNDRIEGQKTGAFEVVDVLGDAPDFHFIPVGNAGNYTAYTRGYREDLEIGRATKLPRMFGFQAAGSAPIVAGEVVKAPETIASAIRIGNPASWQLALEARDLTDGWFGAITDEAILAAQKILSAEVGVFVEPASAISVAGLLERADAGVIPAGATVVLTVTGHGLKDPQWALRRADGSDVQPTVVASDTARVAEVLGLAPASA, via the coding sequence ATGGCCCACCAGTGGCAGGGTGTCCTGCGCGAATACGCCGACCGTCTCGACGTCACCGACGCCACCCCGATCGTCACGCTGGGCGAGGGCGGCACGCCGCTCATCCCGGCTCCGGCGCTGTCGAACCGCACGGGTGCCAAGGTCTACGTCAAGTACGAGGGCATGAACCCGACCGGTTCCTTCAAGGACCGCGGCATGACGATGGCCATCTCGAAGGCCGTCGAGCACGGCGCCAAGGCCGTCATCTGTGCGTCCACCGGCAACACGTCGGCCTCGGCCGCGGCCTACGCCGCCCACGCCGGCATCACGGCCGCCGTGCTCGTGCCCGAGGGCAAGATCGCCATGGGCAAGCTCAGCCAGGCCGTCGCGCACGACGGCCAGCTGCTGCAGATCCAGGGCAACTTCGACGACTGCCTCGACATCGCGCGCGACCTCGCCGCGAACTACCCGGTGCACCTGGTCAACTCGGTCAACAACGACCGCATCGAGGGGCAGAAGACCGGAGCCTTCGAGGTCGTCGACGTCCTCGGCGACGCCCCCGACTTCCACTTCATCCCGGTCGGCAACGCCGGCAACTACACCGCCTACACGCGTGGCTACCGCGAGGACCTCGAGATCGGTCGCGCCACGAAGCTGCCGCGCATGTTCGGTTTCCAGGCGGCCGGGTCGGCGCCGATCGTCGCGGGTGAGGTCGTCAAGGCCCCCGAGACCATCGCCAGCGCGATCCGCATCGGCAACCCCGCCTCGTGGCAGCTCGCCCTCGAGGCGCGCGACCTGACCGACGGCTGGTTCGGCGCCATCACCGACGAGGCCATCCTCGCCGCGCAGAAGATCCTCTCGGCCGAGGTCGGCGTGTTCGTCGAGCCCGCGTCGGCCATCAGCGTGGCGGGTCTGCTCGAGCGTGCGGACGCCGGGGTCATCCCCGCCGGTGCCACCGTCGTGCTCACCGTCACCGGCCACGGCCTGAAGGACCCCCAGTGGGCCCTGCGTCGCGCCGACGGCAGCGACGTGCAGCCGACCGTGGTCGCGAGCGACACGGCCCGGGTGGCCGAAGTGCTCGGTCTCGCACCGGCCTCTGCATGA